The sequence TGTACTTATGATGATCATGTAATACTATTAAAGCACCTGCCCACTTCATTTATCAATGCATATCTATAAAAAGGCTTTTAATTCCTAGGAAGGACCAAAGTTTAAGCTGAACCTTCCCCCTTTTTAGGGTTGAGGTAGAAAAAGAAGCAAcgatcaaatattaaaaagaggCAGCAATGGTCGAATTCCTTAAGCAAGGGGATGTGCACTTTTACACTTCTCATATACTGGAAGGACAAAAAACAAGATcgaaagaggaaaagaaaaaaatagaaacagataaaggaaaaggaaaaggagaagaacATGCATTGGAAAAGGGTATTCTAAAAGAAACCGTTGAATGGTAAAAAATGCACGATTCCTATCATCTTTAACTAAAGCCACAAACAAtgagaatttttatattatgccCACTTTTCAagatgaattaaaaatttcgaGTGTCCATGTCTACAAGCTCATTTGTCAAGTTTCTTTTGGCAATGTTTCTGCCAAGCATGACTTGCCGCTAAAGTTTCTGGCTCAGTATGCAAACCAGGTGGATCACTATCAGAGTAGAAGTATAGAGAGAATAAAGTATACTTTACAGTGTTGATCGATGCTATGCTattcttaatcaatttgcAGGTGAACCCAATTAGTTTCTTCAATATGCTTCATTAGATAATTGGACTGAAAAGAAAGATAAGGTATCTTAAGACTAGGCCTGATTTTCGGATTCATGAACTGCCTACATGGATACCTGAAAACATTGACCGGATCAAAAGAGAATATACAATTCTTTTTCCTGATATTAACACTGAATTAACTGATAAAGGCCCAAAAAGAGAATTGTGCCTTGATTTGAATGATTTTCATTTAGCTAGGACAAACTCTTTTTCTTGGTTTATGCAGTTAAAGATGTTTCCTATGAAGTATACAGATTTTAGATAAATTCTAGagtataattcttttttaatgtcTTGATGTATtgttcaataaaaatttataaaaaatagtttaagtTTACATAAAAAGTTttagtatgtaatttttatgttaattatattgttcaataatatttttcttttctggttTATTGATTGCACCTCAAAAGATCTTTCATAATTTCCCCTGAAGTTAAGTGAGAGGTTCTCTAATGGAAATTCACACTGTCAACCCGAAAGGAAGCATAGAGTGCTGGTTGTTTATAGACCTTCCCTGAAACTATCagctcttttttctttctccttttcctttttcctttttcctgtAGACACAGACATTCCATTCTTTATCTTTGTTGGTGTGGATAGAATCTACAATCAGAATATTCGGGTGGAGCCAAAAGATTGGCCATGACGTGTCGTCTCTGGCAAAAAGAGCAGATTTTGAAGGGGTAGCACTGGTTTAGCCAAAAGCTGGAAAGCTCCCTAATTACAACAAAGACAAGAACCTTTACTGGCTTTGCACcatctatttcattttttcataatgTATCAAGTCTGTTCATCTTCTTCTCCAGAAAGGTATAATAGTCTGTCCTCTTTTCTCAAATATCACTGCCTAATCACTCAGGATAGACCCTTATATAAGGAACTGGACGGTACTTGAATATTTCTTTAACTTTtagatttcaaaattatacAATATACAAGCATTTACAAAATACAAGCATCATGAATAAGATAACTAAGAAAACACTAAACAAATATCTCTCTGATTGAGACCAATTAGATTCAGAAACATACATTGTTAATACTACAGCTTCAACAGTAACTAGTACCAGTAGAACCCTTTTCTAAAGAAGTgttctttaatcttttttaattcttttttttttttttgaaaagatatCCTGTTGAAGGCTTAGAATGATGGAACAATGCCATATCCAGTTTCTGCCATTAGTGCTGTTGAGAAGATTTGGTCTACTTCAACTTCTACATCTGTTCTTTTTGCAAACCGGCCTTTGATCCGCGGTCTAGTTTCTGCATATGCCTTCCTCGAGGCATACctaattgttttctcaaacttccttgtcttctttttctctctgtaTCTTAGAACCCTTGCCTCCCTGTCCCTTGGACTGAGCTGTGATGGCATCTGAATGGGAGGACCAGAGAAAAGGTCGATGGTCCCTTTGGGAGGCCGTGGATGCGATATTGAGGCCTCACTCATTGTTGAATCAGGAACCACTCCAACATCCATTGGTGAAATGGATACCTATTTACACAAAGAAAACatgtttataattatataaactcTTTATTGACATTTTCAAGGAAAACACTAACTCTTTTATGTTCCCATTGATAACTAGAATGGTATATGCAGGTGTAATTCAGTTATAGACTAGAAGCCAGAGAGCAATTCCCAATTACCTTTGCAAACTAAAGAGATTAAAGTTTCTAGATTACTTTAGGTTTGAATTTCTTAATCTGTGCTAATTCATAGATCTGCTTAAAACATCTTGCTGAAGATCCTTGGAAGTTATTAAGAAGCTAAACCTTCTTCAATCTTAATctaacaagaaaaagataatctCATAGATTATTCAATATGCAGTGATACAGATGGTTATGGACTTTGTAATTAGTTCAATTTAGTCAcaaaacttttaatttgttttgtttccAATCATTTAATTcttacattttatttaatcatctTTATTGACATGTGGTAATCTATAGAAGAATTACGAAAGAAATTCAACGTGTTAATCCCTTCTTGCCAatgtgaaaataataaaattatttaaattttatatattaatattaaattattctaaaatagtTGTGCAATTGAACGAGTAGTTTAAAGAACTAATCAATAAAGTTTGATATAATTAGCAGCAAATTAAGAAATCTTACACTGTGGCTAATTGAGCCATTGTAGCTGTAAGCAGCTTTTGAGGATTCAAACTCCAAACCCAATTGAAAATTATGGTATTGTTGATGAACATGATCTTTTCCTGCACCGTCTCCACATCTAACAGGCACAACACTATCACCTTCGTGACTCTTCTGATGAACAGTACCACTATAGTGTTGATGATTATCAGCGTATTGATTCTCACCACAAGAATTTGAATTATACTCAAAAAGATCCAAATACTCCTCAACTTCCCCACCAAACAAGAACCCATTAGTACCATTATTCTGACTGTTACCATTTTTAACAGGATTTAACAGCAACCATGAAGCCGCCtcatcctcttcttcttcaccaACACCATCTTCTCCATCTTCGGTCATGAACATATCTTCAGTTGTTGTCTCACCGCCACCACCAACAGGCCCAGCCTGAGGTCCATGGAGACATCCTGAAATGGGATGTATGGGCACGCGCTGATGGCGGCGAGCGAGTGGGTTTGCTGAATGGATATCAGCATCACAAGTGGCGCATAGAGAAGCAGCATCTGCCTTGCACAAGAAGGCAGCCGGAGCGCGTTCGCATGCCTCACACACCCACACGCGCCCATGGCGCGAAGCTACTCGATTGGCAGCATGTATGCGGGCATCGCAGGTTGCACATAAGTATGCTGAGTCTGCCTTGCAATACACTGTGCAAGCAGCTGCGCGACATGTGTCGCACACCCTTGCCCAGTTGTTGCCGCCGCCGCCGCCAGTGTTCTCTTCTTTCAACATGATTACTACGAGTTTCGTTTTTCTATATCAATATGGTATGAGCTAAGAGTGAAGGCAGAACACTGCTGTATAATAGTAGAGAAAGGAAGGGCAGAGGAGAGAATCCATGTAGGGACACGTGGCAAAAATGTAGTGGGTGAGAACAGTAATTGCATTATCTTGTGGCTGGCTGAGGTTTGGTGGTGGGACCCATCTGAGTCTGAGTTGGCAGCTTTGGCTTTAATGTAAGATAAGTATGGGGTCGAGTAGAGGAAATAAGTGATACTCGCCTTGTAATGAAGAACTTGTCTTTGTCCAAGTTCATGTGGGTCTGGTTTCCTATAATTAGATTTTCTGTACACGTGTCGGTAACAGAATACTAGATAATTAGGAAATTTCTTACTTAGAATTCATTGTTTTTAGTGAAGTTTGACATGTGAGTCACACGTGGTCTTGCATAAGGTTTTTAGCTGTGGGGCTCTTTGAAGATGGGATGAGGCTGTTGTCTCTGTAGTaccataaaaaagaaaaagccttatttttcattttagaaGTATTGGAAAAGGCCCTTGTATAATATATCAATCTTAGTACTAACATCCTTTTTGTTTCTAAAACTTAATAGATGAATTTTGTTATTGTTAGAGTTAAAAACATCATATAATCAAGATTtcacatatatatttagtttttccCGCCGcataatattgacaagtatttAACAGATTTTGAATTCAATGTCTATATATCTTCATTTGATCTATACAACTAAATAAAGCCAACTCATTCATACTAAAACTTTCAAAACATATGGAATTTACATAATACAAAACTCATTTGAT comes from Ricinus communis isolate WT05 ecotype wild-type chromosome 5, ASM1957865v1, whole genome shotgun sequence and encodes:
- the LOC8281256 gene encoding zinc finger protein CONSTANS-LIKE 2, whose translation is MLKEENTGGGGGNNWARVCDTCRAAACTVYCKADSAYLCATCDARIHAANRVASRHGRVWVCEACERAPAAFLCKADAASLCATCDADIHSANPLARRHQRVPIHPISGCLHGPQAGPVGGGGETTTEDMFMTEDGEDGVGEEEEDEAASWLLLNPVKNGNSQNNGTNGFLFGGEVEEYLDLFEYNSNSCGENQYADNHQHYSGTVHQKSHEGDSVVPVRCGDGAGKDHVHQQYHNFQLGLEFESSKAAYSYNGSISHSVSISPMDVGVVPDSTMSEASISHPRPPKGTIDLFSGPPIQMPSQLSPRDREARVLRYREKKKTRKFEKTIRYASRKAYAETRPRIKGRFAKRTDVEVEVDQIFSTALMAETGYGIVPSF